A window of the Streptomyces luomodiensis genome harbors these coding sequences:
- a CDS encoding NAD-dependent epimerase/dehydratase family protein — MRVLLLGSGGFLGRYVAEHLLADPAVQLTALGRGDDADVRFDLSNGSPGALTRFLNAVHPGVVINCAGATRGGARELTRHNTVAVATVCESLRRSGCGARLVQIGCSSEYGPSQPGSSTAEDAVPRPGGPYGVSKLAATELVLGSGLDAVVLRVFSPVGPGTPAGSPLGRLAEAMRRAMQSGESELKLSGLGVQRDFVDVRDVARAVHAASLSAAQGVVNIGSGRAVRLREAASVLARVAGFGGALHEIDSPPGRGGGQHVPAAAGHVPAPAHAHGMAHAHATAHGPASAHASAAVEHGGSGGVGGATTYPYPDGCGSWQQADVRTARDRLGWRSRIPLEESLADIWMEAACRI, encoded by the coding sequence ATGAGAGTCCTGTTGCTCGGATCCGGCGGATTTCTCGGCCGCTATGTGGCCGAACACCTGCTCGCCGACCCCGCCGTCCAGCTCACCGCGCTCGGCCGCGGCGATGACGCCGATGTGCGGTTCGACCTCTCCAACGGCAGCCCCGGCGCGCTCACCCGCTTCCTCAACGCGGTCCACCCCGGTGTCGTGATCAACTGCGCCGGGGCGACCCGCGGCGGGGCGCGCGAGCTCACCCGGCACAACACCGTCGCCGTCGCGACCGTCTGCGAGTCGCTGCGCCGCAGCGGCTGTGGCGCCCGTCTGGTCCAGATCGGCTGCTCCTCGGAGTACGGGCCCTCGCAGCCCGGCTCCTCGACCGCCGAGGACGCCGTGCCGCGCCCCGGCGGTCCGTACGGCGTGAGCAAGCTCGCCGCGACCGAGCTGGTGCTGGGCTCCGGGCTGGACGCGGTGGTGCTGCGGGTCTTCTCACCCGTGGGGCCCGGCACCCCGGCCGGTTCGCCGCTGGGCCGGCTCGCGGAGGCGATGCGGCGCGCGATGCAGTCCGGGGAGAGCGAGCTCAAGCTGAGCGGCCTCGGTGTGCAGCGCGACTTCGTGGACGTACGGGACGTGGCGCGGGCGGTCCACGCGGCCTCGCTGTCGGCCGCGCAGGGCGTGGTCAACATCGGCAGCGGGCGCGCGGTGAGACTCCGCGAGGCGGCCTCCGTGCTCGCCCGGGTCGCGGGCTTCGGCGGCGCCCTGCACGAGATCGACAGCCCGCCGGGGCGCGGGGGAGGGCAGCACGTCCCAGCCGCCGCCGGGCATGTCCCGGCGCCCGCCCACGCCCATGGCATGGCGCACGCCCACGCCACCGCCCACGGCCCCGCGTCCGCCCATGCCTCGGCGGCGGTTGAGCACGGCGGCTCCGGAGGCGTCGGCGGCGCGACCACCTACCCCTATCCGGACGGCTGCGGCAGCTGGCAGCAGGCCGATGTGCGCACCGCCCGCGACCGGCTCGGCTGGCGCTCCAGGATTCCGCTGGAGGAGTCGCTCGCCGACATCTGGATGGAGGCGGCATGTCGCATCTGA